One segment of Manihot esculenta cultivar AM560-2 chromosome 4, M.esculenta_v8, whole genome shotgun sequence DNA contains the following:
- the LOC110612540 gene encoding uncharacterized protein LOC110612540, translating into MAAYDGAGNPREHVLSYKTFMELQTLSDALMCKVFPTTLSGPARAWFNSLEVGSIRSFGDLAIAFISRFIARVPADRKTSYLETVRQRRDESLKEYVAQLMKRAEKYIRQDDALVMSRFAKGAVDRGKAPEERRPEGQERKQGKRPEQYRQPWDRRDRRPFPPQIPEQRPLPPQVPENLTPLNASKAEVLMAVQDKEFLQWPRPMRA; encoded by the exons atggcAGCGTACGATGGAGCTGgcaacccgagggagcacgtccTCAGCTACAAGACTTTTATGGAGTTGCAGActttatcggatgccttgatgtgcaaggtattcccgacAACACTTTCAGGACCGGCACGGGCGTGGTTTAACAGCTTGGAGGTGGGAAGTATAAGGAGTTTTGGGGACCTGGCCATCgccttcattagccggttcatagccagagtgccagcagataggaagactaGTTACTTGGAGACGGTCAGACAAAGAAGGGATGAGTCGCTCAAGGAGTATGTTGCCC agctgatgaagagggcagagaagtatataaggcaggacgaCGCCTTGGTGATGAGCCGATTCGCCAAAGGTGCGGTAGATAGggggaaagccccggaggaaaggAGGCCAGAAGGGCAGGAGAGAAAGCAAGGCAAGAGGCCTGAGCAGTACAGGCAGCCTTGGGACCGGAGGGACCGGAGACCGTTTCCTCCTCAAATCCCTGAACAGAGACCGCTCCCACCGCAAGTTCCGGAGAACTTAACTCCTCTTAACGCCTCTaaagccgaggtgctcatggctgttcAGGACAAAGAGTTCCTTCAATGGCCCAGGCCTATGAGAGCATAA